The following is a genomic window from Desulfofarcimen acetoxidans DSM 771.
AATTAGATACTTACACTTAAAACCGGGGGGTTGTGCTGTTGTGCAAACTTACAATAGTTCGTTTTTTAAACAACTCAGCAAAGCTTTTAATGATTTGGTAGATCCTTATAATAAAAAAGAAGTCACTATTAACGTCAAGGCATTTCCGCTTAAACCGGAAGATGCCATCGGATCAACCCAGAGAAAGGATTTTGTGCTTTTGAAGGGTAAGGAACGGTTAATCCAGGCAGAAGTTATGGGCTGCAAAGGGCAAGCTTTTACCTCCGCCATAGGAGATTATAACGGTACACTGGAAGATGTATTGAAACTGCCATTAATTGATGATTTCCAAAGGGCAATATATATCGCCACTCTTAATGCTATCGCCTGTTTAAACCAAAAAGTAAGCAATACTATTCACTGTCGCAATGAGGGGCCGGAAAAATGCTGCCGTCAAGCAGCAGATTATTTTAGAAAAGCTTACGGAAATCCCCGCATCTTAATGCTGGGTTATCAACCTGCAATTGCGGAAGCGCTGAACAAAGAATTTCATGTAAATCTCCTAGATCTTGATCCCGCCAATATCGGACGAACAATTAACGGTGTCCGTATAAGAGATGGTGTAAATGAAGCCGAGCAATGTCTAAATGACAGTGATGTAATCTTTTCCACCGGCAGCATTATCTGCAACAATTCCATAGACGATTATTACAACGCAAATAAGCCCCTTATTCT
Proteins encoded in this region:
- a CDS encoding Rossmann-like domain-containing protein; the protein is MQTYNSSFFKQLSKAFNDLVDPYNKKEVTINVKAFPLKPEDAIGSTQRKDFVLLKGKERLIQAEVMGCKGQAFTSAIGDYNGTLEDVLKLPLIDDFQRAIYIATLNAIACLNQKVSNTIHCRNEGPEKCCRQAADYFRKAYGNPRILMLGYQPAIAEALNKEFHVNLLDLDPANIGRTINGVRIRDGVNEAEQCLNDSDVIFSTGSIICNNSIDDYYNANKPLILYGTTGSGAAALLGIPRFCPESLDGNM